The Diadema setosum chromosome 1, eeDiaSeto1, whole genome shotgun sequence genome has a window encoding:
- the LOC140246388 gene encoding lysocardiolipin acyltransferase 1-like, translating into MGGILRNKVGGAIFTFMLMSTGFLGSMLMMGPIVPLMFIKPHLYRHINDNLMTLWLTLPILFLQVFFGVKTKVTGDKLSKSERSVIIMNHRCRLDWMFFWKPLFAHSSIRSEKIILRNDLRHIPGVGWAMQIACYIFLKRKWDQDKAWLTMLLDYFCDTQYTAQYFMFPEGTDMAPNSKKKSDSYADKNNLPRYEYVLHPRTTGFKFIMDHLRKRDMVDAIYDVTVGYPDQIPVRGEIDVFCGTLPDEVHFHVKRYPVRSFPLDTDFEKWCTERWAEKETQLQDFYTKDRSFVKKDGADGDQWKGVAEEPGVYFALYGAMVYWVLFLVFLVCLMVYTSIAWWHMLIVGSFFLAVDVFYGGMEQLTVDVYRWHTRQNSLGSS; encoded by the exons ATGGGTGGGATTCTACGCAACAAGGTCGGTGGTGCGATCTTCACCTTCATGCTGATGTCTACCGGCTTCCTTGGCTCCATGCTAATGATGGGACCCATAGTTCCCCTCATGTTCATCAAGCCCCACCTTTATCGACACATCAATGACAACCTCATGACACTCTGGCTAACCTTGCCGATT ctttttttGC AGGTGTTCTTTGGAGTGAAGACTAAGGTGACAGGCGACAAGCTGAGTAAATCAGAGCGGAGTGTGATCATTATGAACCATCGGTGCCGGCTGGACTGGATGTTCTTCTGGAAACCTCTCTTTGCACACAGCTCCATCCGCTCCGAGAAGATCATCCTCAGAAATGACCTCAGGCACATACCTGGTGTGG GATGGGCCATGCAGATTGCCTGCTACATCTTCCTGAAGCGCAAGTGGGACCAGGACAAGGCGTGGCTTACAATGCTACTGGACTACTTCTGTGACACCCAGTACACTGCTCAGTACTTTATGTTCCCAGAAG GGACTGACATGGCTCCCAACAGCAAGAAGAAGAGTGACTCATATGCTGACAAAAATAATCTGCCAAGATACGAGTATGTCCTACATCCTCGCACGACAGGATTCAAGTTCATCATGGATCATCTGCGAAAAC GAGACATGGTCGATGCCATCTATGACGTGACAGTTGGCTATCCAGACCAGATACCGGTCCGTGGAGAAATAGATGTCTTTTGTGGTACTTTACCTGATGAGGTACACTTCCATGTCAAGCGCTACCCAGTTAGATCCTTTCCTCTGGATACAGACTTTGAGAAGTGGTGCACAGAGCGATGGGCGGAGAAGGAAACCCAGCTCCAGGACTTCTACACCAAGGACCGCTCGTTCGTGAAGAAGGATGGGGCAGATGGGGACCAGTGGAAAGGCGTGGCTGAGGAGCCAGGGGTGTACTTTGCCTTGTATGGTGCCATGGTGTACTGGGTACTCTTCCTAGTCTTTCTAGTGTGTCTGATGGTGTACACCTCTATCGCTTGGTGGCATATGCTCATTGTAGGCTCCTTCTTCCTGGCAGTGGATGTCTTCTATGGTGGCATGGAGCAGCTGACGGTGGATGTATACCGGTGGCACACCAGGCAGAACTCATTGGGGAGCTCATAG